In Daphnia magna isolate NIES linkage group LG5, ASM2063170v1.1, whole genome shotgun sequence, the sequence AGAATGGGTTTTCGCCCCTCGATCTAAagtggtttttctttgttgttgttgccggTTGGCCCAGGAGAGCTGTGCGAGGCCACGTCTACACACAACAAGTGAACTCGTTATTGTCTCCTTATGTAGAGCAATACATTGCGCCTCGGAGAACGCCCACTATCCCTCCAACTCGCGGCTGTGTATAGCTGTGTAATcatcttctttccttcttgtcaCTCGCACGCCATCAATTATCGTCTTATTTACAAGTGTAACAAACAGCTTAAGACGTACGGTACCAAAAACCCAGGGCAGCGCCAGTCTTATGTATCTCCCGATGGTTCTTATTTCCTGACTGTGGAATTATTGATGAACGACCAAGAGCAGATGTTAGTGATTTGAATCTCATCGTCAGATTTCCATATCCATCGGCCCTTGTATATAGTCTAGTCTACTATTGAACGTTATTTGAAAGATGAACGGCGTCAAGATGATGGGGaaatgaaatgagaaaaattaaatcaaaagtTGTGAGATTTAAGTCAattccaaatgaaaaaaaaaaatgaataaaaagaaagaaaaacagtttgTAAAGAGAACCACGTTACTGAAAATCCATTTTGCGCCCAAAGTTTGGAAAATTCATTAAGACTTGTTGCATTGCAACGTTTCAGCGCAACGCTTTGATGACGCAACATTCTGACGTTTTAATCTCTCAATCATCTGCAAGTGCTTCAATGGGAAATCTTGTATGCCCCTCCATTTTGCACACGATTCAATCACGAGCCGCTAAAGTGCGCGTAACACTCGGCGTGAAGTCATACACAGTTAGATCTATTTAAAGGGGAAGGCTCTTTATGCACGGCCCATCGCGCCTAGTCATTTCCGATTCATCCGGCGAGCACACAGAATATACAGTGAGAAAATAGAGAGCATGATACATAGagtgcgtttttttttttttaaagctttgtTGCCACTTTTTGATTAAGAGGAGAAGAAAAGGAAGTGAGGACCGGTAGCGGCTGATTTCCGGAGGGGATCCCTccgtttctcttttctttcctgcTCATGCCCACGTCAACTCAGCCGGGAAACAATTCGATTTCATCTATGTATGTATGATGCTGTTGTGCATTTCATATGCGTGATGCGATGACTACATAGAGCAGGCAAAATGCCCCAGGCCAGTTCTGGGTGCCGCTTGCTTATGCAGCAGCGAGCAACTCTCTTATTCCTTCCGTGGCATATAGAGCAGGCTCCGCTTCGCCGCAGGCTGTAATAcaattgaataccagtatatatGTATGGATGTTATAAATATACAGTATGTAGGATAGACTGCTACTGTATTATATCCAGTTCATTTAGTATAAATGTATGTATAAGCATCAACCGGTTTCGGTATATATCTCAAAGTCTTTGGTTTTATGTATACGCGCAGCGTTCGCCCGTATTCGCTGTGACGTGTAACTCGATCCAACCGGTTGATTAAAATCCAGACGACCCATCGTAGCAATTTCGGAGCTTGGCGATGTGCAGTTGCTCGGAAAGAAGACGCGcacgaaacaaaacattttgctATAAGGCTGATAGCAACGTTGGATatatacatgtatatataAACAAGAGATCGTGTGACAGTTTGACAGCCAAGAGCATTCGAGTATATAGCGCCCTCTCAATCGGCCTTTGCTGTATTTCTAGATAGTATAAACTGACGGGAATCAAACGCTGGCGCTGACGATGGGCAATCGTCTTCATTCCACAAGTGTCGAATGTCTATAACTGTATAGAATTGAAGGCTATATTAATATAGCCACGGTATAAGTTGAAACTATTGGTATAGAATACAAACGTTGAATGGGTGGAACGAAGATTGGATTGAGGCGAGGTGTTACACTGATCTGTTCGCATCTACTGCTGGTATTGGCTAGTAACAAATAAGAAGCATAGAAAAAGAGATAGGCATGCTTGTTTAATcgaattaaaaagaaaaaaccaatcgTCCTTCAGCTTGTGTAAGCAATAGCCAAAATGGGGAAGTTGAGAAAGGATTGGGGTCCCTTTATATTCCGCATCAATTTCAAGTATACACAGcttctatatatttatttttcattccacTTTGCCGTTCGCTATTATACTCGTCTGCAGGGACAACCAAACCTAGAAGGGCTTCAAGCAAGAGTAtaggaaaggaaaaataaaatcttacGTATTCCGAGGAGGCACGTCGGGAACAGAGGGAAATGAGAGTAACACGAGAAGGCTTCGAAGAGCAGTGGGGAGAGTATTATACTGGGAGGATGTAgttggggggaggggaaatGGGGACAGAGAGTAGTATGTTGCATGCCATATCAAATGCCATATCAATGCCTACAGATGCACAATAGCAGCTCACACGAAATcggctcttcttctttttgcattttatttattttatttttttgaatacaACGCACCGATCGAATATCCCCCCcccatttttcttcattcaatTATCTCCTCTCGCTTTGAGGAGGACTGGCTGGTCGATGTCAACCTGATTTATATCATCGAGTTATAAACGCAAGTTCTGGCCTCGATATGGGCCCCGGTCGCCTCTTTTGCCTTTCAAAGCAACTGCAGCATCGCCGCTGCGAATATCAGCTTATAGATGTAATAAAATACGATTGTCCCTGTCATTGGCTCTCTGTTCTTTTCCCATACTTGTCGGCCTGCATACATTAAATGAAGTGCTCGTGTCGCTCTGTCTTTATATATGCTATACATGCGCATTCAATTCGATATCCTTCTCTCATTTTCGGACGTCGCCGTCCCGTTTTAAAAGCGTTGGCTCTTACtatatttatgttttgttttgttttttgttttttacatgtctgttctgttttttgttttctccttttattgttttaggTTGCGCATTCGTCAAGTTCAGCACTCACGCCGAAGCCCAGACGGCCATCAACAGTTTGCACGGGAGCCAGACCATGCCCGTGAGTATATgccacacacacgcacgcaaaACACACAAACTATTCCCTTTGTATTAGAAATGAAGAGTTAAGagctgtctctctctcttttttttttgctttcggGGATggggaaggggggaggggataGTATCAATGTGTTGGTCGTATACTACAGGATGAAGAGAAAAGTTAAAGCTCTTCCCCCGGTCCTCGTCAATTATATGCTGGCCGTGAGTTTTGGCGCTGTGCGATGGCAAGATGCGAGATGGATATATAGAAGAagctttaaaacaaaatggctcAACGTTTTTTTAaggactcttttttttttttttttattcgagaCCGGTTACTACGGTAACCTTTCGCCTGGGCGTATCCGATCTCATTAAGCGTTTTTAATTAGTTTCCAACGGAGCGCGCAGCATCTGTTTACTGAAATCTAATCATCTCGACCCCGATTCTTCCACCCactctttttactttttattttatttttatttccttttttttttttttgcttccttctTTCCTTCCTGTTGCCCTTTATCGTCTAGCTCCTCCCCCACCCCCAAGGCTTTGCTCCTAGCCTCGTTGCGACCCAGTGGGACAATTGCACGCGCCCGGGATACGTTACCAGGGCAACACTTCAGACGTTACCCTGGCAGCGCAAAGTATAAAGGTTTCCCTATACACATATCCACTCTCTGCAGTATATAggctatacgtatatatatatgtatatatttaaTCTGTTTTATGAAATTCAATAACTTTTGGTAATaagtatatacgtatatacaaTACTACTATGTAGTCTATATACCATGCAAACACGCGCTAGGGCTACCtccccttctttttgtttctatatGTTTCATTTATTCAGTTTGGCCTATATGGACTTATAATGCTACCCTCGCTACGGTCGATTTCATTAGTTGCACTACAATGTAGACTATACTGGAGAGGCTTCTCCGCGTGGGGAGAAGAAGCCACTGATGTTGCGAACGTATGATATTGTATGGAAATGGATGTGAAGAGAATCGAAGCAAGGTTGTAGGCTATACCGCAAATATTAAAGGCAGTTTGAGATGTTTCTAAAGTCGGGGTAGGATGATATTGGTCTATATATCACGCGGGATGTTCGTattgctgatttttttgtttgtttgacaTTATTCAATGCCAATATTTCAGCCaaaattagtttttattttttattttttatttttgaggggggggggagggcaAGGAGAAGCGATGCATTTTGATTTGTCGACACGAAATCATGGGGAAGAGGGAAACTAGTAGACGTGTGCATCACGCGCCAAACACAgttgaaatatttcaaaagagGGGAACCTTGTTGGGCATTCATGAGTTGACTTGCCTCGCTCCCCAATCGGGCTGCCTTTTCTCGTTCTTTTGCGCTTCatccccccctcctttttttttcttctgcttgaTTCTATTCTCATTACTTGGCGTTGGATGTTTGCATACACAATTCTCTGACTCGAGAGCGCGTTAGAACGTAAAGTCAATGGTATACATGCCCctggcttttttcttttccaacacATTTCTCAGCTGATTTCAGTGTCATCAAACAACAAATCTTCTTggcctttctctttttcttctattcttCTATTCATCACCCCTCCCCCGTTCTGCAGAACAAACCAGGCAGTTTAGCGAGCACACAACGATTATATACGATGGTATGTATATATGAATATGAAAGGCAGGGGATCAGACGGCGGTCGTCTCgcgtgctgtgtgtgtgttttgttttttttctttccccccttttgTATTATGGCGTCGGAATTTATGGTGACGCCAAGTGTCTAGTTATAAATCATTGGGCTGTGTGGCGGGATAATCATCTCGCCCCTTTAACTCACGCTCGGTTTGCCGGCGGGCATGTATTGCAGTCCGTGCCGGCCAACGTGTCGCTCTAAACTCGAGCTGCGCGCAACGCCTTTCGTTAGTCAAATAACATACGATGGCGTAatatcacacacacacacacacacaagaggCAATTGGTTCAATTGCTCTTTTccctttcatttcttttgagGCTTCCTTCCTTTCCTTTTGAGTTCTTTCTTCTCGCTATAGGACACCTTGCTCTATATTTAACAAATTATTCGAAACGTCTTCAGAGGGTTCAGATTCAATGAAATTTCTCATCATGTTTCCGattgaaaaataatagaaatgTTTAGCCTTGTCGATCGATCGATATCcatatttcattttctttgtgctgtgtgtgtatataggaagccatttgtttttttgtttcgttgcTAAGGCAGGGCAAAAAGGCTCTTTTCTATGCGTTTCCGCTTTTCTAGTGCGATGAAGCTAATTATGGCTACGTGCTGCGATAAAGTTTCCATACTCGGTCGCACACTCTCCCCTACTGCCCCTCTATGCATCTGACTGGTCATGATGGATTGATTGCGCAGCCCTAGTTGCACGTTAGCCGCCCACTAGCCGTAGGTCATTAGCTTAATTTGACATTAAGAGTCCAACAACAGTCGAGTTCTCTTTTATACTTTcctccccttttcttttaaacgtTTCGttcctttctcttctttctttctcgcGTCCTCTTGGCTTCctttttaacacacacacacacacacacacaaaaattggtGATTGACAGCACGTCACAGTCCCGCCTTCCAATGCTAAACAAGGTGCTGTCCTTTCTTTGGCCTTTTCACCATCCTAATTTGAGACGAGGCCAACGGGAAATTTCTTGACGAAGGATGATGAACCCCGTCGGATCTTGTAAACCGATTAGGCCATTTTTCTCGCGTTGCCTGCGCATTCTGCTagtggccctttttttttttttgttgtactCCTCCGCGTCTCtatcctttcttttcttttttctagcCCCCACCCCCACCGTACTATATTCGATTACGTAACTCTACGCAAGGCACGTTCGCGGCTGTTGCCCGCCCCAGTCTGCCCATTGTCGTATGAAATAACTGGCACACGGAGGAATAAAGATAAGAAGCTggaacacacacactcacacaggGATAAGGACCAGgggagtttaaaaaatgaaggaGCTAGTCGACTGTATTGTGAGTGGTTCGAGAGAGTGGAgatgctctctctctctctccaagTATTTTGGCGTGATGCGAACCATGTCCGGAATGATAATGAAGAGGGCGGGAATGAATGCGTTGTGTATAGTGGTTTAAGGGCGAAAAGGACCGGGGAAGATGACTTAGTATTTCACGTTGTACTGTGGATGGCGGTTTGACTGAGAGCGCTAGTATTATTGTCAAATGAACCAGGGTGCATCTTCGAGCCTAGTGGTGAAATTCGCCGACACGGAGAAGGAGCGACAGCTGAGGAGAATGCAGCAGATGGCTGGCAACATGGGCCTCATCCATCCGTTCGTTTTCAATCAATTTGGAACGTACGGATCCTACGCTCAGGTgagcaatttgttttttgtttttgttttttttgtttttttttttattatttatgtttggtttccattttttgttgagCGACGAACGGCGGCAGATGTTAAATTGGTTCAAAGATGAACAGCTATATAATTTTGTGGGACTTGTTTGCTCTTGTGGCTTTGGAATTTGATGTGTTTAAACTACATTGCAAGTTGATACAGCAGCAAGCAGCCATCATGGCAGCAGCTTCCGCCGCTGGAGGAGGAGCCTACATTGGAGCCGCGCCCATGGCCATTGCCACGCAGATTCCGCCATCAGCTCTCAACGGCATCGCCAGCCCGGGTGTCGTTCCCTCTGCACAAGGTCTGCCTTTGCTCAACTTTTCTATTTGAATGTCAAatgcattttctttctttaagaaaaaaaaaaaaaagaaaataaaagggcaTTTGAATTACATATCGATTATTTAATTGAATAtgatcaaatattttttaaaaaataataaaaaataggcACAGGATCGGGGGGTCAGGTCAACGGTGGCCTGTCGTCCATCCCATCGCCTACGATGCCCAATTTCGGAATGGCCCCCAATTCGGCCAACGGCCAAAATGGACCAAACGGACAAGATCCTTCGTCTGTCTACAACGGTCTAGCTCAGGGTTATCCCTCACGTGAGTCTCCTAtgcttttctttcaaaatctATTTCGATTGCAGTTTTGTTTCGTACGAAAATAATCATCCGCCCCGAAATACTTTCGTTCTCTCAACTGTTCTACATCAGTCACATGTAAaatcattatttatttatttattttttgtaacgCGGAAATTtcataaaacattttgaaattcgAGAAAACAAACGTATTTCGGGGTTGGTATAAAgtaataacaaacaaaaaaaaaggctggaaaagaagaaaaaaagggggtgtgTCTCGCATATGATTTGCATTCAGTTCTCAATTTCTTCATGCGGCTCCTCTCTCTCGCTCATCGCTATTCGCCTGCGTCAttcgtttctctctctctctctctttttttattggccATTTTTTATCCATCCCGACggctttatttttattgtttgtttctgtGACGTCACGATCCGACTGTTGAGCGTTCCGCCAAGCCAAAAAGCCTTCATCGATCGCCTTGGCTCCCCTCTGTAATTGCTCTTCTATTCGTCCATTCGACACGCTGGAACGAAAAAGATACGCTCCAGTAGACGAAGAGAGGGCACATCAGAGCAGAAAAAGgaggagaaaataaaaagaaataaaataaaagccaCGTCCATTGATCTTTCGACCGCTATAACAGTCTGCGTGCTAGCTGCCTGATGGTCGTTCGTGATGGTGGTTATTCGGCGTGATGTCTGCAATTGATCGGCAGGCAGCTCTTGTTTgtgtctctgtgtgtgtgtgtgtgtgtgggtgtgtgtgtggtttttttttaagttttccttgTACGTCGTAAAAGGGTGTCGGAAAGGAAGTGAAAGCCACTGGGtttttattggaaaaaaatgagTGAGAAGGAGGATATAAAGAAAGCCGAGAGGGGGGAGAGAGGCGTGAACGAGAAAgacgtaaaaaataaaaaaaaaaatagcgtgCGGTCGGATGCGAGACATCCCCCCATCTAGTAGGTGCAACACACTCTGAGATGGTGCCACCAATAATCAAAGCAGATCTTCCCTCTTTACTGGTGCTAGCACACGGCGGACTGGCCAATGGCGAAGCGGCGCTTCAGCCCGCCGCTTTCGCGGCACTTCAAACCTACCCCGGCGTCGGTAGgtcaacttttttttatttcgcttttctttttttttttttattattatgattacAATTTAAAGTCGACTTTTGCtgttttcacaatttttttgttttgttttttctttgattttctttgatttttctttttttttcaaggatgATTTACTCGTCcaatgtgttttctttttcttcatttttttctttccccaaAAACTTGGCTTTCTTGACACTATCACCCGGAAATTCAATGACTGTCGAATGCTGCATGCCATGAACTTCTTTTGCGTCTAAAACTAACCCCACGACATAATGCTCCGTTATGCAAACTTGGAACATCAACTTTCATCTCTTTGCATTGTAACACCTTCATTTTGCCGATCGACTCTCTCCGTTCTTCGTCTCCCCGACGTGCTATAACAATGGCAGCAAAGAACCAGCATCCCTCTCGTTTTAGATTGGATTCGTGATCGATTCAATGTGCGCGCTCATCACTTGTTccatttctctctctttctctcttttaacTGCTGTCTGATGCCTGTTCGCAATCATTATTGATTTCGAAtttcctcttctctttttttatatttttcccGCATCGTTCTCTATTCGGGATATGCCACGTTGGTGTTTGCCTCCCTATACTTGCCACATCTTTTGACTTCAAAATCCATTTCACCTTTAATCGTTCCTATTACATTTCATcgtaacctttttttttaatttattggCACGTTCAACTCtatccgtttttcttttggtcaaACCTTCAGCATTTAATATAGCAAGAGGGTTGCAGAGCAAGCCAAGAACTTGATATCGTTCTAATTGAACGTCAATTGTTTTTCGAGCAAAATTcgtttcttgttgttgttttctccgTGCCCGGTTCATTTGGTTTTGATGTGATTTAACTTGCAACGTGGAATGGGGATCATATATGTAGTCTACCTGTTGGGCATTATTACGAAACGAGGGGAAAAGCAAAAGGATATAGCCATGTTTGAACGTGTTGGACGGGCGAAGTTATATTAGTTTAAACGGGAAAAGTGATGCATACATAGAAGAAAGAATTGCCAAAGTTGGTTCTTCGCTGAACTAATGTGgcggagaaaaaagaaaacaactgtCGTGTTCAAGCTTAAACGCTTTTTTCTACTCGTTTGAAGTTGACAGCGTTTGCCTATATAGGTCCtcaaacagtttttttttttcgtttatgCCTCACGAAAGCCAAGTTGGTTCTCTCCTTGATCGAGTTCCAATCTCGATTTCTATTACCTTTTCTTTGCTCTTATTCCTGTTGGTTTATTTCTCTTCGAAACCAATTTTGTTTCCACACTTCTTTCTTCCGTTTGGTTTTCTACTTCCTTGGTTTCTCCTCaatgttccccaattttttccttcaaatgATCCAAACatttgaagaaagaaatgaaaagaaaagaaaacaaaacaaatattcGATTGCAATGTTTCGCTTCCTCCTTTGACAGCCTATCCTGCCATGTACGGACCCATGGCTCATCACTATGGCAACGACGTTTCCGCCCTGACTCCAGGTTCTACCGAAGGTAGCGCTCACGGTAAGCCAATTCGCCAAGAACCCCCGCCCAAACAAAATGCTGTGACCCATCCTGTCCCCTTTCCCTCCAGTCTCAAAGATCTTTAGCAGTCTATTCTATTATAGTCTAGCCTTCTTATTCGTTTTTTGACGTCAATCTCACGAAAAGGGGAAACAGGATACGAACTAACAAACAAacgaactaaaaaaaaaaaagaaacaaaaaacaaatagaactTTAATATTAAGAGACGTTTTATACTTcccctttgttttttgttttgttttgttgatgcGGAATTTTGGGTTCGATCCTCTTTGAGTTTGACACACGACGTTCATCATTGGCATCACATTGAAAACGTGCCGTGCGTGACTGTGGCCTGTGGGTGTCTCATATCTCGATGTGGATGTTTGTGTCTATACATTTATATCCTGTGTACATATCTTTCGTATCGGCATCCGTGTGTCGCATGATGTGTCGTCGATGTTGAATTTACACTCTATATGCGTAGCtatcgtatatatatactatacgCTACACTACACTGGTGCATATTGATATCAAAAGCCCGTACTTTTGCTGCCTTTCctatatttattttgtttttaatgcaGCCTTTTCTGTTCGCCCCTCTGTGaaattcgatgctgtttatttgttttcataGCGTCGAAaaccaaaaagagaaaaacactCGTTTCGTTTCTCGCTCGGTCTCATTTTACCGGAGTCTGTCAATGACGGATCGTTTCTATGGAGAACGAAGCGAGAGCTAAAGCAAACGAGACCAATGCGACGGATTAACGTATCATCTCCTCGTtcgttgcttttttttgtcGTCTAACGATATCAACTACACCCAATGCGCACCGACTTTCTGATATATAGAATCTATAGTATATAGATTGTTTGATGCGATCGAACGTCAACGAAGAGTCCCGCATTATTTAACGTCTCTTCTTATTTGCTGCTTGTTTTAGACACAATGATACGTTAACCCATTTCCATAGATCCCCCTCCGGCAATCATATTTGATCAAACAAATAGTATTAGTGTAGCTGTTTGACTTACAAAAGGAATAGTTACATACAATCCTGATGAAAGCCTGTTTGACATGAGCACATAGAAGATCCATTTAGGGGACGCATATAGTAGCCTATAGTTAGTTAAATTGGGAGTCTTGTTTGGTTTCAAAAACAGCAGCTATATAGAGCAACAGATCTCTAGAGAAGACAATCCCTCGTTCAATTACTGCTATCTTTTCAATCCTAATCCTAATCCTGTTCCTCCCAAAATCCAAGTTGATTTGCACAAAACAGAAACTAAagtattgttattttttgttttaaatcctTCTTTATTCCACTGTTACTCTGCTGTGGTGTCGGCTGTTTACGCACCGGAAACGATACATCGCGATGGGATGCCACAGGATGTTCCATCTCCGGTCCCGAGGGTTGCAACTTGTTCATCTACCACCTGCCACAAGAGTTTGGTGACGGCGAGCTGATGCAAATGTTTCTACCTTTCGGCAATGTCATCAGTTCCAAAGTCTTTATCGATCGGGCTACCAATCAAAGCAAATGCTTTGGTACGTTACATCTACTTCCTTTTctcaatttatttattgatatatttgattttttttgtttctcctcgCGTTCCCATGACATCGATCCTCGTCTGTTACGTGTCTAATGCGTTTGTGTAACATGTAATGCGATCTGACGACAGGTTTTGTGAGTTTCGACAACCCGGCCAGTGCTCAGGCTGCTATTCAGGCCATGAATGGCTTCCAGATTGGCATGAAGAGACTCAAAGTGCAGCTCAAACGGCCCAAAGATGCCAACCGACCTTACTAGTCTATTCATCAGAAAGTGAATTGGAGCCAGCGGACGTAATAGCAAGAATGCATCACAAAACAATTGCATTGAAATAAACGTATCATTTAAAACAGGTAACACTCAAACATCACCAGTCCTACCTTGTTGCCATGTTTCTTCAAATTGTGTTCCATTCGTAGATCGATCGTTGGCAGGTTTTCAATGAttcattttgcttttgttttattcttgtGCACACAGGCtgagaaggaaaaacaaaacaaaacaaacaaaacactgTGGAAATTTCGTATGTCTCGTGTTGATGTGTGGCAGTTGGACGCAAGTGGAACGCGTGGAACAATGGCGGAGAGTGGATGTGCTGTGTGCAATCTGACATAACCAAACAGATCGATGGCCACGGGACGTGTGCCCACTCttatttttggtttggttttcTTCAAATTCGTCTCTCGAAGAAAAGGAAGTACGGCGATAGTTCTGGTTACAGTTCCGGCAACAGTCACACAACTTGATCATCAACCTCCCTCTTGGCTTTTGTTTCTccggaaatgaaaaaaaaaaaaaaaaggaagggacATTCGTCTAACTCGGAGTTAACGACAATAACGAACCAAGAATTCTGCAGTTCCTCTTGGCTTTTATTTgcccttgtttttcttcctcttcttcctcttcttcttcttcttcttcttggcgtTGCAATCCAGCATCAAGTCAtgctttctctctctctctcttcttttttaaaatatctacaaacaacaaccaacCCCTctccaaaaaacaaaaccaaacaaaccaACATAAATCTTCGGCTTTTCTCTGCTCAGCGCGGGCACGCGCGTGACTTGCCTTTGTACAATAGCACgtcgagaaaaaagaaaagcaaagagagagaaaaaaattaaaaattttcggAGGGGGGGTTAGGAAGAAAGAGAATTGCGGATGGAAATGGAAGAAGACGGAAAAAGGAAAGTGTTTGACCAAACTTTGCCAAAGAATATAAAATCAATGAAGAAAAATCAACGTCTTCACAGTTTAGTGCGATGGGATTTTGTACGTAAACCTCCCTCCACaaagaagaggggaaaaaaaacccaaacaaacaaacaaatccaTTTAGAGACTCGTTTTGTGTGGCAAGAGAAATGTGATTTCGGGcggaagaaaagaagacgATTGTGTGTACACACGACTGTTGATTTGtgtcaaaaaaagaaagtgatcgagtttctcctttttttttcttttctttttcgttttggaaTCAACAAATGGAAGGAGAAAACGATAAAAACATTTCTTATCAACAACaactgcattttttttgttttatgcaTCAAAACATTCGAATTGTACCTTTTTCGTGTGGCATTCCGCGATGAAGTCGAACAGCGTCGTCTTCTGCAAAgcttgaaaatgaagaagaattaagaagtcaaaaccaaaaatcaaGGAAGCAAAAGGACAAAAAGAAGATTATGTTGATACAATTATGCTGTTATTCTCTTCTTGTATTGCaggttttaaaaatgttttcatttattttgaaCGATCTATGCTGACAGGAtcaagaacaacaacaaaaaacaatggaACTTTGGAGCCAAAGCTTGAATAACCAATTCTAGTCAGTTTGTCACAATATGATCTCACTATCTCATTCCCCCATTGTTCAAAGTGGAACAAGACACTTttataaaaacaagaaaacaaaaattcggGTCTGATATGATAATTTGCCATTCCTCAATCATTTGTTAG encodes:
- the LOC116922698 gene encoding CUGBP Elav-like family member 3-B isoform X1, with product MLITEAMTNAYGNAGAGGGHFENGMSPYHHHQQHQHHSQQQANQQHHQNHYQQQGMMNQATASMLANQQQQAINLALQHHHQQQWLSANANGVNNNSGLIQHPAVAAPTVQQQQQQQQAKDAEAIKLFVGQIPRNLEEADLRPMFEEFGKIYELTVLKDKLTGMHKGCAFLTYCTRESAINAQNALHEKRTLPGMNRPIQVKPADSDNRGEDRKLFVGMLSKQQTDEDVRQLFLPYGTIEECTILRGPDGQSKGCAFVKFSTHAEAQTAINSLHGSQTMPYYCQMNQGASSSLVVKFADTEKERQLRRMQQMAGNMGLIHPFVFNQFGTYGSYAQLIQQQAAIMAAASAAGGGAYIGAAPMAIATQIPPSALNGIASPGVVPSAQGTGSGGQVNGGLSSIPSPTMPNFGMAPNSANGQNGPNGQDPSSVYNGLAQGYPSHLPSLLVLAHGGLANGEAALQPAAFAALQTYPGVAYPAMYGPMAHHYGNDVSALTPGSTEGSAHGCSISGPEGCNLFIYHLPQEFGDGELMQMFLPFGNVISSKVFIDRATNQSKCFGFVSFDNPASAQAAIQAMNGFQIGMKRLKVQLKRPKDANRPY
- the LOC116922698 gene encoding CUGBP Elav-like family member 3-B isoform X2, translated to MLITEAMTNAYGNAGAGGGHFENGMSPYHHHQQHQHHSQQQANQQHHQNHYQQQGMMNQATASMLANQQQQAINLALQHHHQQQWLSANANGVNNNSGLIQHPAVAAPTVQQQQQQQQAKDAEAIKLFVGQIPRNLEEADLRPMFEEFGKIYELTVLKDKLTGMHKGCAFLTYCTRESAINAQNALHEKRTLPGMNRPIQVKPADSDNRGEDRKLFVGMLSKQQTDEDVRQLFLPYGTIEECTILRGPDGQSKGCAFVKFSTHAEAQTAINSLHGSQTMPYYCQMNQGASSSLVVKFADTEKERQLRRMQQMAGNMGLIHPFVFNQFGTYGSYAQQQAAIMAAASAAGGGAYIGAAPMAIATQIPPSALNGIASPGVVPSAQGTGSGGQVNGGLSSIPSPTMPNFGMAPNSANGQNGPNGQDPSSVYNGLAQGYPSHLPSLLVLAHGGLANGEAALQPAAFAALQTYPGVAYPAMYGPMAHHYGNDVSALTPGSTEGSAHGCSISGPEGCNLFIYHLPQEFGDGELMQMFLPFGNVISSKVFIDRATNQSKCFGFVSFDNPASAQAAIQAMNGFQIGMKRLKVQLKRPKDANRPY
- the LOC116922698 gene encoding CUGBP Elav-like family member 3 isoform X7, with amino-acid sequence MLITEAMTNAYGNAGAGGGHFENGMSPYHHHQQHQHHSQQQANQQHHQNHYQQQGMMNQATASMLANQQQQAINLALQHHHQQQWLSANANGVNNNSGLIQHPAVAAPTVQQQQQQQQAKDAEAIKLFVGQIPRNLEEADLRPMFEEFGKIYELTVLKDKLTGMHKGCAFLTYCTRESAINAQNALHEKRTLPGMNRPIQVKPADSDNRGEDRKLFVGMLSKQQTDEDVRQLFLPYGTIEECTILRGPDGQSKGCAFVKFSTHAEAQTAINSLHGSQTMPYYCQMNQGASSSLVVKFADTEKERQLRRMQQMAGNMGLIHPFVFNQFGTYGSYAQLIQQQAAIMAAASAAGGGAYIGAAPMAIATQIPPSALNGIASPGVVPSAQGTGSGGQVNGGLSSIPSPTMPNFGMAPNSANGQNGPNGQDPSSVYNGLAQGYPSPHGGLANGEAALQPAAFAALQTYPGVGCSISGPEGCNLFIYHLPQEFGDGELMQMFLPFGNVISSKVFIDRATNQSKCFGFVSFDNPASAQAAIQAMNGFQIGMKRLKVQLKRPKDANRPY
- the LOC116922698 gene encoding CUGBP Elav-like family member 3 isoform X6; translated protein: MLITEAMTNAYGNAGAGGGHFENGMSPYHHHQQHQHHSQQQANQQHHQNHYQQQGMMNQATASMLANQQQQAINLALQHHHQQQWLSANANGVNNNSGLIQHPAVAAPTVQQQQQQQQAKDAEAIKLFVGQIPRNLEEADLRPMFEEFGKIYELTVLKDKLTGMHKGCAFLTYCTRESAINAQNALHEKRTLPGMNRPIQVKPADSDNRGEDRKLFVGMLSKQQTDEDVRQLFLPYGTIEECTILRGPDGQSKGCAFVKFSTHAEAQTAINSLHGSQTMPYYCQMNQGASSSLVVKFADTEKERQLRRMQQMAGNMGLIHPFVFNQFGTYGSYAQLIQQQAAIMAAASAAGGGAYIGAAPMAIATQIPPSALNGIASPGVVPSAQGTGSGGQVNGGLSSIPSPTMPNFGMAPNSANGQNGPNGQDPSSVYNGLAQGYPSHLPSLLVLAHGGLANGEAALQPAAFAALQTYPGVGCSISGPEGCNLFIYHLPQEFGDGELMQMFLPFGNVISSKVFIDRATNQSKCFGFVSFDNPASAQAAIQAMNGFQIGMKRLKVQLKRPKDANRPY